A region from the Nostoc sp. HK-01 genome encodes:
- a CDS encoding alkyl hydroperoxide reductase/ thiol specific antioxidant/ Mal allergen — MSLTYGTEGSLRVGQQAPDFTATAVVDQEFKTVKLSEYRGKYVVLFFYPLDFTFVCPTEITAFSDRYEEFKKLNTEVLGVSVDSEFSHLAWIQTDRKSGGVGDLNYPLVSDIKKEISADYNVLDPAAGVALRGLFLIDKDGIIQHATINNLAFGRSVDETLRTLQAIQHVQSHPDEVCPAGWQPGDQTMNPDPVKSKVYFASV; from the coding sequence ATGTCCCTCACTTACGGAACAGAAGGAAGCCTCCGCGTTGGTCAACAAGCTCCCGATTTTACAGCAACCGCTGTAGTAGATCAGGAATTCAAGACAGTTAAACTTTCCGAATATCGCGGTAAGTATGTTGTCTTATTTTTCTACCCCCTAGACTTTACCTTTGTTTGTCCTACTGAGATCACAGCATTTAGCGATCGCTACGAAGAATTCAAAAAACTTAACACTGAAGTTCTCGGTGTTTCCGTTGATAGTGAGTTCTCGCACCTCGCTTGGATTCAAACCGATCGCAAATCTGGTGGCGTAGGCGACCTCAATTATCCCCTAGTTTCCGACATCAAGAAAGAAATTAGCGCAGATTACAACGTTCTTGACCCAGCAGCCGGCGTTGCCTTGCGTGGTCTGTTCTTGATTGACAAAGATGGTATCATCCAACACGCTACCATTAACAACCTAGCTTTTGGTCGTAGCGTTGATGAAACCCTGCGGACATTACAAGCGATTCAGCACGTTCAATCACATCCAGACGAAGTTTGCCCCGCAGGTTGGCAACCAGGTGATCAGACAATGAATCCTGATCCTGTGAAGTCTAAAGTTTACTTCGCTTCCGTCTAG
- a CDS encoding NADH ubiquinone oxidoreductase 20 kDa subunit has translation MPRLRLATVWLGGCSGCHMSFLDLDEWLIDLAGQVDFVYSPFADIKEYPHDVDVVLVEGAIANEEHLTTIRTVRERSKLLISFGDCAVTGNVTALRNPLGSAEPVLQRCYVELVDLHPQIPYEPGIVPPLLDKVTPVHYVVPVDIYLPGCPPSATRIRAALEPLLQGEKPKLAGREFIKFG, from the coding sequence ATGCCTCGCTTGCGACTAGCAACAGTATGGTTAGGCGGCTGTTCTGGCTGTCACATGTCATTTCTCGACTTAGACGAATGGCTGATTGATTTAGCCGGACAAGTAGATTTTGTTTACAGTCCCTTCGCGGATATTAAAGAATATCCCCACGATGTCGATGTAGTGTTAGTTGAAGGTGCGATCGCAAACGAAGAACACCTCACCACAATCCGCACTGTTCGAGAACGTTCCAAACTCTTAATTTCTTTTGGTGATTGTGCTGTGACTGGGAACGTCACCGCCTTACGCAATCCTTTAGGTAGCGCCGAACCAGTACTTCAGCGATGTTATGTCGAATTAGTTGATCTTCACCCTCAAATACCCTATGAACCAGGCATTGTCCCCCCATTACTAGATAAAGTCACACCTGTACATTATGTCGTCCCCGTTGATATTTATTTACCCGGTTGTCCACCCTCAGCAACTCGCATCCGTGCCGCATTAGAGCCGCTGTTACAAGGTGAAAAACCCAAACTCGCAGGACGCGAATTCATCAAATTTGGTTGA
- a CDS encoding nickel-dependent hydrogenase large subunit — translation MTKIIIDPVTRIEGHAKISIFLDDAGQVSDAHFHVTEFRGFEKFCEGRPLWEMPGITARVCGICPVSHLLASAKAGDRILAVTIPPTAVKLRRLMNLGQILQSHALSFFHLSAPDFLLGMDSDPQTRNVFGLIAAEPEFARGGIRLRQFGQEIIELLGGQKIHPAWAVPGGVREPLTPEKRSHIQNRIPEARTTILDALAQFKNLLDDYAAEVQTFGNFPSLFMGLVTAKGLWETYDGNIRFVDSGGNIIADKLDPTRYQEFIGEAVQPDSYLKSPYYRPLGYPNQNDHCRIDSGMYRVGPLARLNICNRIGTPLADQELQEFRDRGQGTVKSSFFYHYARLIEIVACIEHIEILLDDPDILSTRLRAEAGINQLEGVGVSEAPRGTLFHHYRVDENGLLQKVNFIIATGQNNLAMNRTVAQIARHFIQGTEIPEGMLNRVEAGIRAFDPCLSCSTHAAGQMPLQVQLITANGNIIHQVWRH, via the coding sequence ATGACAAAAATAATTATCGATCCCGTTACCCGCATTGAAGGACATGCCAAGATTAGTATTTTTTTAGATGATGCTGGTCAAGTGAGTGATGCTCACTTTCATGTCACCGAATTTCGCGGGTTTGAAAAGTTTTGCGAAGGTCGGCCGCTGTGGGAAATGCCGGGAATTACTGCTAGAGTTTGTGGTATTTGTCCGGTAAGCCATTTGTTAGCTTCTGCGAAAGCAGGCGATCGCATTTTAGCTGTTACTATTCCACCAACAGCTGTTAAACTGCGACGGTTGATGAATTTAGGGCAAATTCTCCAATCCCATGCACTGAGTTTCTTTCATCTCAGCGCCCCCGATTTTTTACTGGGAATGGATAGCGACCCCCAAACACGTAATGTCTTTGGTTTAATTGCCGCAGAACCAGAATTTGCCCGTGGTGGAATTCGCTTACGCCAGTTTGGGCAAGAAATTATCGAGTTATTGGGAGGGCAAAAGATTCACCCCGCTTGGGCTGTTCCTGGTGGAGTGCGAGAACCATTAACTCCAGAAAAACGCAGCCACATCCAAAATCGGATTCCCGAAGCACGCACCACAATTTTGGATGCTTTAGCGCAATTTAAAAACTTGCTTGATGATTATGCCGCAGAAGTCCAAACCTTTGGTAATTTCCCTAGTTTATTTATGGGGTTAGTTACTGCCAAAGGTTTGTGGGAAACTTACGACGGAAATATCCGCTTTGTTGATAGTGGAGGTAATATCATTGCCGATAAACTCGACCCCACACGCTATCAAGAATTTATCGGGGAAGCGGTTCAACCAGACTCTTATTTAAAATCTCCCTACTATCGCCCCTTGGGTTATCCTAACCAAAATGACCATTGCCGGATAGATAGTGGGATGTATCGAGTCGGGCCACTAGCACGGTTAAATATTTGTAACCGCATTGGCACACCTTTAGCCGATCAAGAATTACAAGAATTCCGCGATCGCGGTCAAGGCACAGTCAAATCATCTTTCTTTTATCACTATGCCCGCCTAATCGAAATTGTCGCCTGTATTGAGCATATTGAAATCTTACTTGATGACCCAGATATCCTATCAACAAGACTCCGTGCCGAAGCTGGCATTAACCAACTCGAAGGAGTCGGTGTCAGTGAAGCACCGCGCGGCACTTTATTCCATCATTATCGTGTTGATGAAAATGGTTTATTGCAAAAAGTCAATTTCATCATTGCTACTGGTCAAAATAACTTAGCAATGAATCGCACAGTTGCTCAAATTGCCCGGCATTTTATCCAAGGCACAGAAATTCCTGAAGGAATGTTAAATCGTGTGGAAGCCGGAATCCGCGCTTTCGACCCCTGTTTAAGTTGTTCAACCCACGCCGCCGGACAAATGCCTTTACAAGTTCAATTAATCACAGCCAATGGCAATATTATTCATCAAGTTTGGCGGCATTAA
- a CDS encoding small GTP-binding protein, whose amino-acid sequence MPLSRIVTLIVGLIVILAMSLWLIDSLSRLYWQLSYSPLLGNLLLLLLVVLIGGLVAAFVYYVLVLQTGEKRSRQGRKRVTPAQIPAAKSDAASSTIQAVRQQVSQIQDEVTRQALLSRSREIEANLARGEIQVVVFGTGSAGKTSLVNAIMGRMVGQVNAPMGTTTVGETYCLRLKGLERKILITDTPGILEAGVAGTEREQLARELATAADLLLFVVDNDLRRSEYEPLRGLAEIGKRSLLILNKTDLYTDENKEVILARLRERVRGFIATNDVVAISANPQSAQLETGELYEPEPDIVPLLRRMAAVLRAEGEDLIADNILLQSLRLGEEARKLIDAQRRRQADKIVERFQWIGAGVVSVTPLPVVDLLATAAVNAQMVVEIGRVYGCELNMERGRELALSLAKTIASLGIVKGAIQLVSTALQLNVATFVIGRAIQGVTAAYLTRIAGKSFIEYFRHDQDWGDGGMTEVVQRQFQMNRRDEFIKAFIQEAIAKVVKPLQDRVEAVEQDEEVP is encoded by the coding sequence ATGCCTTTATCGCGCATAGTAACGCTAATTGTTGGTCTCATCGTCATTTTGGCCATGAGCCTGTGGCTGATAGATTCCCTATCGCGCCTTTATTGGCAATTGTCTTATTCGCCGTTGCTGGGCAATTTGCTGCTGTTGCTGTTGGTTGTCTTAATTGGCGGCTTAGTTGCGGCTTTTGTTTATTACGTGTTGGTGCTTCAGACAGGAGAAAAACGTTCCCGCCAAGGACGTAAGCGCGTTACACCAGCCCAAATCCCCGCAGCTAAATCTGATGCAGCTTCTTCCACAATCCAAGCTGTGCGCCAACAAGTATCGCAAATTCAAGACGAAGTCACACGACAAGCTTTATTAAGTCGATCGCGGGAAATTGAAGCTAATTTAGCACGGGGTGAAATTCAAGTCGTGGTATTCGGCACAGGGAGTGCAGGTAAAACTTCTCTTGTCAATGCCATTATGGGGCGGATGGTGGGGCAAGTAAATGCGCCAATGGGAACAACCACAGTAGGCGAAACTTATTGTCTGCGGTTAAAGGGATTGGAGCGCAAAATTTTAATTACCGACACACCCGGAATTTTAGAAGCAGGAGTCGCTGGAACTGAACGGGAACAGTTAGCGAGAGAATTAGCCACAGCCGCAGATTTGTTGTTATTTGTAGTAGATAATGACCTGCGACGTTCAGAATATGAACCATTGCGGGGTTTGGCAGAAATTGGCAAGCGATCGCTGTTAATTCTCAATAAAACTGACCTCTATACCGATGAAAATAAAGAAGTCATTTTAGCTCGGTTGCGAGAACGAGTCCGGGGCTTTATTGCAACTAACGATGTTGTAGCGATTTCCGCTAATCCTCAATCGGCTCAACTAGAAACTGGTGAACTCTACGAACCAGAACCAGATATTGTCCCCTTGTTACGGCGGATGGCGGCTGTGTTGCGGGCGGAGGGTGAAGATTTAATCGCAGATAACATTTTGCTGCAATCTTTACGCTTAGGAGAAGAAGCACGTAAACTCATTGATGCCCAGCGCCGCCGTCAAGCCGATAAAATTGTTGAGCGATTTCAGTGGATTGGCGCTGGTGTCGTCTCCGTGACACCCTTACCAGTAGTAGATTTATTGGCGACCGCCGCTGTAAATGCCCAAATGGTTGTGGAAATTGGCAGAGTCTACGGCTGTGAATTGAACATGGAACGGGGAAGAGAGTTAGCTTTATCTTTAGCAAAAACCATTGCTAGTTTAGGGATAGTCAAGGGCGCGATTCAATTAGTGTCTACAGCTTTGCAACTGAATGTCGCCACATTCGTTATTGGTAGAGCCATTCAAGGGGTGACAGCTGCATATTTAACCAGAATTGCGGGGAAAAGTTTTATTGAGTATTTTCGCCATGATCAAGATTGGGGCGACGGCGGAATGACCGAGGTAGTACAGCGCCAGTTTCAAATGAACCGCCGAGACGAGTTTATTAAAGCTTTTATTCAAGAAGCGATCGCGAAAGTTGTCAAACCATTACAAGACAGAGTAGAAGCCGTTGAACAAGATGAAGAAGTTCCGTAG
- a CDS encoding alkyl hydroperoxide reductase/ thiol specific antioxidant/ Mal allergen, with product MLTSTDFTGLFNERFFRNFLPIPATSYFRQEIGTPDFQLPDITNSTVVKLSDYRGKQPVLLAFTRIFTDKQYCPFCYPHIKALNENYEEFTKRGIEVLMITSTDERQSQIVVQDLGLKMPLLSDPSCQVFRRYRVGQALGAPLPAQFVLDKDGKLLYTHLFSFLDHNASVETLLAQFNAAKLDE from the coding sequence ATGCTAACTTCAACTGATTTTACTGGCTTATTTAATGAGCGATTTTTCCGTAACTTTTTGCCAATACCCGCAACTAGTTACTTTCGCCAAGAAATAGGCACACCCGATTTCCAATTACCCGATATCACTAATAGTACTGTAGTTAAATTGTCAGATTATCGAGGCAAGCAACCAGTATTACTTGCCTTTACAAGAATTTTTACTGACAAGCAATACTGCCCGTTTTGCTATCCGCATATTAAAGCTTTGAATGAAAATTATGAGGAATTTACAAAACGCGGTATAGAAGTTTTGATGATTACTAGTACCGACGAAAGGCAAAGTCAAATAGTTGTACAAGATTTAGGCTTGAAAATGCCCTTATTGAGTGACCCTAGTTGCCAAGTTTTTCGGAGATATAGAGTAGGGCAAGCATTGGGAGCGCCTTTACCAGCACAGTTTGTCTTAGATAAAGATGGCAAATTACTATATACACATTTGTTTTCTTTTTTAGATCACAATGCTAGTGTGGAAACATTATTAGCACAATTTAATGCCGCCAAACTTGATGAATAA
- a CDS encoding CBS domain-containing membrane protein, giving the protein MLKAADIMTKDVATIRSSATVAEAVTLMRARDWRALIVDRRHEQDAYGIISESDIVYKVIAYGKDPHKIRVYEVMTKPCIAINPDLGLEYVARLFAQHHLHRAPIIQGELVGIISLTDILALSDFIEQPRSILLEQQLQDEIKKARATCIEKGIHSEECAAAWDAVNEMQSEMAHQTAETIDRTAFEDYSESLKYEV; this is encoded by the coding sequence ATGTTAAAAGCCGCAGACATTATGACAAAAGATGTCGCCACCATTCGTAGTTCCGCCACAGTTGCGGAAGCCGTGACTCTAATGCGGGCGAGAGATTGGCGAGCATTAATTGTTGACCGTCGCCACGAACAAGATGCTTACGGCATTATTAGCGAGAGCGATATTGTTTATAAAGTTATTGCTTATGGTAAAGACCCTCATAAAATAAGGGTTTATGAGGTGATGACAAAACCTTGCATCGCCATTAACCCCGACTTGGGTTTAGAATACGTCGCGCGGTTATTTGCCCAACATCATTTGCACAGAGCGCCAATTATCCAAGGTGAACTAGTCGGAATCATTTCCCTCACCGATATTTTGGCTTTAAGTGACTTTATAGAACAACCCCGGTCAATTCTTTTAGAGCAACAGCTACAAGATGAAATTAAAAAAGCCCGTGCTACTTGCATAGAAAAAGGTATTCATTCAGAAGAATGCGCCGCCGCTTGGGATGCAGTAAACGAAATGCAATCAGAAATGGCACATCAAACAGCCGAAACAATCGATAGAACAGCTTTTGAAGATTACTCAGAAAGTCTAAAGTATGAAGTGTGA
- a CDS encoding bidirectional hydrogenase complex protein HoxU produces MAVKTLTINNQLISAHEEETVLEAAQAAGIHIPTLCHLEGVGDVGACRLCLVEIAGSNKLQPACVTKINEGMEVYTHNDRLQKYRRTIVEMLFAEGNHICSVCVANGNCELQDLAIEMGMDHVRLEYHFPNRKVDVSHDRFGIDHNRCVLCTRCVRVCDEIEGAHTWDMASRGTNSHVITDLSQPWGTSQTCTSCGKCVNACPTGAIFYQASSVGEMKHDRDKLDFLVTARKKQQWNL; encoded by the coding sequence ATGGCAGTCAAAACGTTAACAATCAATAACCAACTTATTAGCGCCCATGAAGAAGAAACTGTCCTAGAAGCGGCGCAAGCAGCAGGAATTCATATTCCGACATTGTGCCATTTAGAAGGCGTGGGGGATGTGGGTGCTTGTCGGCTGTGTTTAGTAGAGATTGCTGGAAGTAATAAATTACAACCTGCTTGCGTGACAAAAATTAACGAAGGAATGGAGGTTTACACACATAACGATCGCCTACAAAAATACCGCCGCACAATTGTCGAAATGCTGTTTGCAGAAGGTAATCACATTTGCTCAGTTTGTGTCGCCAATGGTAATTGTGAATTACAAGACTTAGCGATTGAAATGGGGATGGATCATGTACGTTTAGAGTATCACTTCCCCAATCGTAAAGTAGATGTTTCCCACGATCGCTTCGGTATTGACCATAACCGATGTGTGCTGTGTACTCGTTGTGTCCGCGTTTGTGATGAAATCGAAGGCGCTCACACTTGGGATATGGCAAGTAGGGGTACAAACTCCCACGTTATTACTGACTTGAGTCAGCCGTGGGGAACATCGCAAACTTGTACCTCCTGCGGTAAATGTGTCAACGCTTGCCCCACAGGTGCGATTTTCTACCAAGCTTCTAGCGTTGGGGAAATGAAACATGATCGGGACAAACTTGATTTTTTAGTTACCGCAAGGAAAAAACAGCAATGGAATCTTTAG
- a CDS encoding Respiratory-chain NADH dehydrogenase domain, 51 kDa subunit → MELNELLEIAKQELSQAKPVQIRCCTAAGCLSGNSQSIKQALDAGIKAEGLEKDVQVSGVGCMRLCCQGPLVQVDTPAGSKLYEKVTTQDAFAIIEALDGGKTSVSAIDLSQPFFSYQKPIVLENSGKIDPEKIQSYIAAEGYQALYHVLREMTSNKVVETVTRSGLRGRGGAGYPTGIKWATVAKAKSDRKFVICNADEGDPGAFMDRSVLESDPHRVLEGMAIAGYAVGASQGYIYVRAEYPIAIHRLQTAIHQAQRLGLLGSQIFDSPFDFKIDIRIGAGAYVCGEETALMASIEGKRGLPHPRPPYPAESGLWGHPTLINNVETFANIAPIIRKGADWFASIGTDKSKGTKVFALAGKIRNTGLIEVPMGTSLRQIVEEMGGGIPDGGTAKAVQTGGPSGGCIPASAFDTPVDYESLTNLGSMMGSGGMIVMDQTTNMVDVARFFMEFCMDESCGKCIPCRVGTVQLHGLLTKLMQGKATSDDLALLEELCDMVKNTSLCGLGQSAPNPVFSTLRYFREEYLELIKD, encoded by the coding sequence ATGGAACTAAATGAATTATTAGAAATTGCTAAACAAGAACTTTCTCAAGCTAAACCAGTGCAGATTCGCTGCTGCACAGCGGCTGGTTGTTTATCTGGTAACTCCCAAAGCATTAAACAAGCACTCGACGCTGGTATCAAAGCTGAAGGTTTAGAAAAAGACGTACAAGTTTCTGGTGTTGGCTGTATGCGCTTATGCTGTCAAGGGCCATTAGTCCAAGTTGACACCCCAGCGGGAAGCAAACTTTACGAAAAAGTTACCACTCAGGACGCATTTGCCATTATTGAAGCGTTAGACGGTGGTAAAACCTCTGTCTCAGCAATAGATTTATCCCAGCCATTTTTTAGTTATCAAAAGCCAATTGTTTTAGAAAATAGCGGCAAAATTGACCCAGAAAAAATTCAATCTTATATTGCAGCTGAGGGTTATCAAGCTCTTTACCATGTGTTGCGTGAGATGACCTCCAACAAGGTTGTAGAGACAGTGACGCGCAGTGGCTTGCGTGGACGGGGAGGCGCAGGTTATCCCACAGGAATTAAATGGGCGACTGTTGCTAAAGCAAAAAGCGATCGCAAATTTGTTATCTGTAACGCTGATGAAGGTGATCCTGGCGCATTTATGGATCGCAGTGTCCTAGAAAGCGATCCCCATCGCGTATTAGAAGGAATGGCGATCGCAGGTTATGCTGTCGGAGCCAGCCAAGGTTATATTTATGTTAGGGCAGAATATCCTATTGCTATTCATCGTCTGCAAACGGCAATTCATCAAGCCCAACGCCTTGGTTTATTAGGTAGCCAAATCTTTGACTCTCCCTTTGACTTCAAAATCGATATTCGCATTGGTGCAGGGGCTTATGTGTGCGGCGAAGAAACCGCTTTAATGGCGAGCATCGAAGGCAAACGCGGCCTCCCTCATCCTCGTCCACCTTACCCAGCAGAATCTGGTTTATGGGGTCATCCCACATTAATTAATAACGTCGAAACCTTTGCCAATATTGCACCAATTATTCGTAAAGGTGCTGATTGGTTTGCCAGTATCGGTACAGACAAAAGCAAAGGAACAAAAGTTTTTGCCCTAGCTGGCAAAATCCGCAACACAGGTTTAATCGAAGTGCCAATGGGAACTTCTTTGCGGCAAATTGTCGAAGAAATGGGAGGCGGTATTCCTGATGGCGGTACTGCTAAAGCTGTACAAACAGGTGGCCCTTCCGGGGGATGTATCCCTGCTTCAGCATTTGATACACCTGTAGATTACGAATCCTTGACAAACCTCGGTTCCATGATGGGTTCTGGCGGCATGATTGTCATGGATCAAACTACCAACATGGTCGATGTTGCCCGCTTCTTCATGGAATTTTGTATGGATGAATCCTGCGGTAAGTGCATTCCTTGTCGCGTGGGAACTGTGCAATTACATGGATTATTAACCAAACTGATGCAAGGCAAAGCAACATCAGATGATTTGGCACTACTGGAAGAACTTTGCGACATGGTGAAAAACACCAGTTTGTGCGGTTTAGGCCAGTCTGCACCAAATCCGGTATTTAGTACATTGCGTTACTTCCGTGAGGAGTATTTGGAGTTGATTAAAGATTAG
- a CDS encoding glycogen debranching enzyme: protein MANLDPREWLLTNGLGSFASGTVSDVRTRTYHGWLFAATSPPSGRTLLLSHLEASLEVSKGVVALGTNIWGSGEIKPTGYELLRSFDINPVPKWIWGEDNWQLSRQLLMPYGWEGSRENRVTPLHLSHRILIHYRYDGVETAILKLRLLICDRDFHHQQKAAGLQFSQLLGQQQVCLQAIASGNFGKPWYLRWTQGKYQADAFWYWNYILPEETRRGLSDYEDLYSPGYLTVTLQPGDAVTLEARLGFPDPQQSLLVPESFAEAVEAEQERLCQIFGCSKTANRDWGLLKSKKAGEQKEKENLILPVSSQSLIWQHLLKASDQFIVYRADIAGPTLIAGYHWFNDRGRDALIALPGLALVTQRYELAKGLLQTFGRYCRHGLIPNNFPDVDSEPYYNSIDAALWWIETLGLYLEATQDWEFLTEQFPVVQQIHKAFVGGTRYNIQVDATDGLVGWYARGVALTWMDAVVNGQPVTPRHGKPVEINALWYSALCWMSQWAKRLSQMPVDDAARLAKQAQRYEQQAQQVKVSLQKFWNPMLGYLYDTIEPDDRRNSQIRPNAVLALSLYHCGFSQQQGHQVLDLATYRLLTPYGLRSLDLIDPEYVGKYIGMPHDRDRAYHQGTVWSWLIGPFTRSWQRFYPKEPLPFSWQPLLDHFLANACLGSISEIFDGDPPHTPRGAIAQAWSVAEVMRHIHEF, encoded by the coding sequence ATGGCCAATTTAGATCCAAGAGAATGGTTGCTCACCAATGGCTTAGGCAGTTTTGCCAGTGGTACAGTTTCTGATGTCCGTACCCGCACTTATCACGGTTGGTTGTTTGCTGCGACAAGTCCACCGTCTGGGCGTACTCTGCTGTTATCGCATTTAGAAGCAAGCTTAGAAGTATCAAAAGGAGTTGTGGCGTTAGGTACAAATATCTGGGGTAGTGGTGAAATTAAGCCTACAGGTTATGAACTTCTGCGATCTTTCGACATAAACCCAGTTCCCAAATGGATATGGGGTGAAGATAACTGGCAGTTAAGTAGGCAACTGCTAATGCCTTATGGGTGGGAAGGGAGTAGAGAAAATAGAGTCACGCCGTTGCATCTGAGTCATCGGATTTTAATTCACTATCGTTATGATGGTGTAGAGACAGCTATTCTTAAACTGCGACTACTGATTTGCGATCGCGACTTTCATCATCAGCAAAAGGCCGCAGGCTTACAATTTTCCCAATTACTAGGACAACAACAAGTTTGCTTGCAAGCGATCGCCTCTGGAAACTTTGGTAAACCTTGGTATTTACGTTGGACACAGGGCAAATATCAAGCAGACGCATTTTGGTATTGGAATTACATCCTCCCCGAAGAGACACGTCGGGGATTAAGTGATTATGAAGACCTTTATAGCCCTGGCTATTTAACAGTCACTCTCCAGCCAGGAGATGCTGTAACTTTAGAAGCACGGTTAGGTTTTCCTGATCCACAACAAAGCCTGTTAGTACCAGAAAGCTTTGCAGAAGCGGTAGAAGCAGAGCAAGAAAGGCTCTGCCAGATTTTTGGATGCAGTAAAACCGCAAATAGAGACTGGGGGTTATTAAAAAGCAAGAAAGCAGGAGAGCAGAAAGAAAAGGAAAATCTTATCCTCCCTGTATCTTCCCAATCTCTCATTTGGCAGCACCTACTCAAAGCCAGCGATCAGTTTATTGTTTATCGGGCTGACATTGCTGGCCCGACACTCATTGCTGGTTATCACTGGTTTAATGACAGAGGACGTGATGCTTTAATTGCCTTACCAGGTCTAGCATTAGTAACGCAGCGCTACGAATTAGCCAAAGGGCTATTACAAACTTTTGGGCGTTACTGTCGCCACGGTTTAATTCCGAATAATTTTCCTGATGTTGACAGTGAGCCATATTACAACAGTATTGATGCAGCCCTATGGTGGATTGAAACATTAGGACTTTACTTAGAAGCCACTCAAGACTGGGAGTTTTTAACAGAGCAATTTCCTGTAGTGCAGCAAATCCACAAAGCCTTTGTAGGTGGCACACGTTATAACATCCAGGTTGATGCTACTGATGGGTTAGTAGGCTGGTATGCTCGCGGTGTCGCCTTAACTTGGATGGATGCAGTAGTTAACGGTCAGCCTGTAACACCCCGTCATGGTAAGCCAGTAGAAATTAATGCCTTGTGGTATTCTGCTTTGTGTTGGATGAGTCAATGGGCAAAACGCTTAAGTCAAATGCCAGTAGATGATGCAGCCCGTCTAGCAAAACAGGCGCAGCGTTATGAGCAGCAAGCACAACAGGTAAAAGTTTCTCTGCAAAAATTCTGGAACCCCATGTTGGGTTATTTGTACGACACCATTGAGCCAGACGATCGCCGCAATTCCCAAATTCGTCCGAATGCGGTTCTCGCATTATCTCTCTACCATTGTGGATTTTCTCAACAGCAAGGTCATCAGGTACTTGACTTAGCCACCTATCGCTTGCTGACTCCTTATGGACTTCGCAGTCTTGATCTCATTGATCCCGAATACGTTGGTAAATATATAGGTATGCCCCACGACCGCGATCGCGCCTATCACCAAGGTACAGTTTGGAGTTGGTTAATTGGGCCATTTACTCGCTCTTGGCAGCGTTTTTACCCCAAAGAACCACTACCTTTTAGTTGGCAACCTCTCCTAGACCATTTTCTCGCAAATGCCTGTCTTGGCTCCATTTCCGAAATTTTTGATGGCGACCCACCACACACACCTAGAGGTGCGATCGCCCAAGCTTGGTCAGTGGCTGAGGTGATGCGTCATATCCATGAATTTTGA